GAACTCGGCGCTTCGCACGTCATCAACTACAGGGAAGAATCTGACTGGGGCCAGGTAGCCAGGGATTTGACACCCGGACGTGCTGGTTTCGACCACATTCTGGAGATTGGTGGCCCAGGGAGCATTGCGCAGTCACTCAAGGCCATCAAGTTGGAGggcgtcatcaccatcattGGTTTCCTCAGTCCTTCTGATATGCAGCCGCCGTTGATGGATGTGCTCAACCACCTTTGCACTGTCCGGGGCATCTTTGTCGGCTCGAGGCAGCAGTTTGAGGAGATGAATCGGGCGATTGACTCGGCCAAGATTCACCCAGTAGTTGACCCCAATATATTCACGCTGGAAGATTTGAAGAAGGCGTACCAGTATCAGTGGGAGGGGAAGCATCTCGGAAAGGTGGTTGTCAAGGTCGCAAGCTAGTCGGCCATTTTTCACAATGACCAAGATGCTTGGAGATGGGGAATAAACGAGCCATGATGATAGAACGCGAGTATGACCGGGTAGGAATTTTACTTGCCAGATCGTTGGTACTACAATAAAAGATGAATGCCACGCGTCTGAATGCATCTTGACATCCAAGCACATGGAGTGCAGTACAGGTTTCGTAGCCCTCCCAAAGACCCATGATCACGTTGTGAATTGGTCCCTCAGCACTACTTCCTACAAGACGCCATGAAGACGCCGCCATGTGCAACTGCGCGTCCAATTGGCGGGAGGCCGATTGGCAAGGCCAGCTTACTCTGTCAGCCCGTTCCACGAATTGGCCATCAGCTCAACCTGTGCAACTAGACTTCTCATCAGCCATCTTCCAGAACACCGGCTGTGGACCCGGCAGTTGGTAGGTAATAGGCTACCCGTCGCCAATGTGGCGCAAAGCAATGTGTTTGTATCGTGGCATCTAGACGCCCGCGACGGCGAGTTCCCGATGCGACCGAAGGAACTGGCTCTCGCCTTGCAGCGTCGCGTATTCTGTTGGAAATCGACCCTGAGCAGCACATGGAGGTGGCGTTGATCAGATAATCAAAAAGATGAAGGTGTATTGCCGACTCTTGTCTCATAAAGATGCCTTGTTGCCCTCAACTCGGACGTCCAGGATCCAGGACAAGCAGCAGCTCAGACAACTGATGCAGCAAAAACGAAAATTGCACACGATGCAAGAAATAAATCACCAGATGCCTTTAAAATCTCCATGGCCTGAGTTTATGGGTTTCTCATTTCCACAAAGCCTCGTTGGCCAGTCACAGAAGATGAGTGGTCTTTTCCAGCCGGTGTGTACTTTCGCTCCCCCATGTCCCGTCGCTGCTCACACGATTTGATCCAGGACCAAGTCGATGCCGTCATCGAGGCTCCAGGCTTCTATCTCGCCGACGATTTAGGCCATCTATTCAGCAGTTCTCTACCGTCTACCGACGAAGTTGCACAAACCCCCGgaagctcctcctcgtcacaGGTCTCCGACGGTTGCAGCTCTGGTCTCGATGACGCCGTCGCATCTCCCCTCCAGCCCAGCAGTCGCAAAAtggtggctttggcgccGGCGCAGCCCAGATGGCCACCCAGTGCAGATTCGCAGCTACCACAGGGCTCGAGATATCACAAGCGCAGGGAGCAGAATCGGGTGGCGTACGTGCTCCATACTTTTTGCTGCGGTTCGTCTTGGACGCAATCACTAATCCGAAATCCACGGCGTATAGCCAACGTGCTTTTAGACAGCGCAAGGAACAGCACCTCAAGGAGCTAGAAGACAAGGTGGCGGTTCTGGAAGCGACTAGAGACCGCATCAACGCGGAGAACGCCCGACTGCAAGAGGACCTGGAGCGAGCGACCGTGGAGTATTCCCTCCTGCAGAACTTGGCCAAGCCCAGCAGTCTATTTGATTGCGCCGACCGGTCTGATGGCTCGTCTATATCTGCTCCCAGCCGTGAATGGTTGGCGAGCCCGCCACCGACTTCGAGCTCCGAACCACACTGCCTTGCGGCTTCACGGCCGCGGTATTGTGGACATGAGCTTAACGCGGGACAGATGTGGGAGTTTATTACCGGTCACCGCCTGTTTCAGGAAGGACTGGCGGACGTTGACTCGATTGCTCGCGAGCTGCGCAGGTTCTTTCCAGGGGATGGCATGGGAGGCATCACAGAAGACATTCTCACCCACTGCATTCACGAGAGCGCGAGACTGCGGCAGGGGGGTTACAGACTACAGTTGACAGATAAATTCCGCCCGTCATCGATTTAGCTTGCGTATCTTAATACCAACCCTCCTCGTATTCCGCACATGGTCGTTTCGCCGATTCGTGGATGATTCCCGACCCCGCAGCCTCATGCCACGCCATGTTCGACATGACAAATAGGCCCTGGGGAAGTAAGACAGCCAGGTAAGACTGGTGGCCGGTTGCCGCAGGGCAAAGAAAAGGGCCTTGTCTGGAGTACACGGTGTTGTCAGCTCACTTGCTGTGGTGGCTGGTTCCGCCGTTGTGACGGAATATGTCCGTGGTGACAAATGCTGCGTGAGCTAGCGAGCTTAATCGTTATGGTGGCGTTTGTGTGACTTCGAAGCTGAAAGGGTGTGGGTTGCCTGTCAAACGGCGATCAATATTGGAGGTGGCTGAAACGGTTGTTTGCCCAAAGCCGATGATGCCGTGGAGATCGGTATTTCTTCACATCATAAACAGGAACAACGTAtgagatggtgatgatgactacACAACTTCTTGATgtagtattaatatatattcttGATGTAGCCAACTGTTTATCTTTGCAGCGCATTAATGGAGTTCTGTCCGTCCTCGCGATGAACAGCGTAGTACCTTTATGCGACAAGGCAGATTCATGTTCATACGAGAAGGATTTCTATTAACGGCTGGAGGTATTCATAGGCAACGGATGAATTAATACTTCGTGGGGGGCGGAAGGCACGGCTGAAGAGCGAGTGCGAAGTAAATGAAGGCGTCCGGCTTCCAGAAACGGATAGCCACAGTTATGCAAGGCTTCTGTTGCAGTAAACTGCTTGCATGTGCTTTTGTGGCTGCAAATGTCTACACAATGTGAATAAACCGACACCCCGCAACCTGTGCTTGAGTGGCGACAAAGCCATAAatagcaacattgaataccCATGGGTGTTTGATGAATGGGGTGACCCAGTAACGCCCCCCACAATGAGAATACATGGAACGTATGGGACGGCGTGTTTCCATGTCGTCATTCAACGATCAAATGCATATACAGCACTGCTAACTCTCATGGGTGCGAAAGATGTGCCAAAGGAGGCCGTGTTTCGCACAGCCACGACGCCGGCCAGTTGCAAAGCATAATAAGAAACGTGATGCGGAAGAGTTCATGGAAAAGTGAGCGAAAAATCGTCGACGGTGTTTATAAAAGGACACAAGGCTCATGCGATTACATCCACCGTAGGGCTACTGGATGTGTAACTGCTAACAACCGACttgtgatggtgatgatgcagGGTTGCGGGTTAGGGTTGGGCTCATGCACACAGCTCCCAATAGATGGACTCGAGTTACACTGTACAACTAGCCGAGGATTTGAACAAACTGCAGCCCTCGTTTTTAAACTATTACCTGCCCAGCTATCCTAGCTGCAGAACGGCAATAACGGGAAGAGAACCTCGTCGTCTGTCAGCCCACTGGGGGTTTCAAGACTGGCCGTGAGGTCCTGTCCCGAGGGGACAAGCCCGGCCACTCGCAGCAGCGTCAGACTTGCATGACAGACGTCGAAACACGTATATTTCATTTGTTGATACAAGGCGGGGTCAAATCGACACAGATAGAAGCTAGAAAACTCATGGTTCATGACAGAGCTTGGCTGTACCTTGCCAGCCTGATAGAACGTAGGTCTGCCGGATATTGATTCAAGATTCAGAACCTGTACTTATCCATCTTGTCATCTCGCTCTTTTCATTGTTCTGGCAGGGGAACGGAGAGCTTTGGACGATGCTTATTGCTGCAGTTGTAGTCCATTCCAGCGGGTTCAGTAGTTCTACTAACAGGGACATTATACACTAAGGGTCTGATACATTTCAAGAGTCAAAGAATCGCATCATAGATCCGGTTTTCTCTTATATAGCTTTGATTTGTAGACATTACATCTTTTCATGAAACCAAGTGAGTGGACGCGAAAGCGTTTTCCCgtgaagaagaacaagagtGTGTATCTGATGATATCATTCATCAAGTCTCGACATATGCCAAAAATAAGACTGGTTTAACTTCTTCCTCGTGTTGCCTTTTTTACCGCAAAAACTTTCCTCATAGagcctccttcttcttctcattcAACTTTTGAGACAAGTTCAAACTCTGTCAGGGCAAAGCGTGCGCCAATATCCGCGCCGCAATGCATTTTTTTCTGATGCAAGTTGCAAGGTTACAGTTAAACGGGAACGTTTGGTGGGTCTTTAATGTTGCCGATTCCAGTGGATCTGATATATGCTTCGACCTCGGGTTGCATCGACTTCCAGGTTCTTTCATTAAAGGCAAAATTGGCCTGACTAAAGGTGAATCTGGTACTGACCGTCGTCTGAGTGCTCTTCGTCTTGGAGGTCGTATACATCTCCTGGTCCAGGGTATAAGTAATGTTGCGAAGTGCTTTCCCCTCAAGTTAGCCAATTTCTCTATATTTCCAGAACATGGGTATGCTTACATGCGCGTAGGTCGTCTCTAACCTCGTCATACGTGTATACTTGAAGCATACTCCAGAAAGA
The Metarhizium brunneum chromosome 7, complete sequence genome window above contains:
- the napA_1 gene encoding AP-1-like transcription factor napA, which produces MSRRCSHDLIQDQVDAVIEAPGFYLADDLGHLFSSSLPSTDEVAQTPGSSSSSQVSDGCSSGLDDAVASPLQPSSRKMVALAPAQPRWPPSADSQLPQGSRYHKRREQNRVAQRAFRQRKEQHLKELEDKVAVLEATRDRINAENARLQEDLERATVEYSLLQNLAKPSSLFDCADRSDGSSISAPSREWLASPPPTSSSEPHCLAASRPRYCGHELNAGQMWEFITGHRLFQEGLADVDSIARELRRFFPGDGMGGITEDILTHCIHESARLRQGGYRLQLTDKFRPSSI